GTTCGGCTTCGGTGTCGACGGCGCCCGACAGATCGCGTACGACGAGCATGAGCAGCTCGTCGGCGGTGTATCCGTAGTTGTCGTAGGCCTGTTGGCCGTTCTCGAGATTCGCACTGGTGACTTCGACCGGGAACTCGGTCCCGTCGGTTCGCCGCGCGACCATCCTGGTCGGCTTGGTCCGCCCGCTCTGGTCGATGGTCTCGGGCCGCCGCATGGAACCCGGGATCAGCCGCGAGTCGAACTGCGGCAGCAGATCGAGCAGCCCCCGGCCCACCAGAGCCGTGCCCGGGGCCTCGAAGGCCTCCAGGGCGATGGTGTTGGCGTTGACGACGGTGCCATTGGCGTTGACCAGTACCAACGCATCGGGCAGCGCATCCAGTATGGCTGCGAGGCGAGCAGCGCCTCGGGATGGCCTGCTGCTCACGAGACGCTTCCTCCCTGTTACCGCACCTTGCCGACCGCGGGTGCCATCTTGCCAATCGGCCCGCGGCGTGTCACGCGAGGGAGTCTACGGGCAGAGGTTGCGCTCGCGACGCAGGATGGGACGGAGGTCGCACGCAGACTCGTACACAGAAGAGACGCATACGAGAGGGAGAGGGCGACGTGGGGCGAGCCGCAGAGCGAGCCCCAGAACGGCACGTAGAACCCGTGACCGCGCATTTCACCCTCCGGAGGCGTACGGAGCCTTCCGGAAACTCGGGAACCATGAGGTCACCGTGACTCCGTCCCGCTTTCTTCCCGCCTTCCCCGCCTTGGCCGATCCTTCACCCTCTCTTTCCCCCGCCTTCGCTATGCGGGGCCGCCGGGCAGCAGAGGCACCAGCGCGTCCCACCGCGCGATCTCGCACCCGTTCGTGCGGTCGAACTTCGCGTCGACGGGCCGCCCGGCCCACGTCCCCGTGACGTGCGCGGTGGCCGGACCGCCGTACACCATCGTGCACACGCTGCCCGACGGCACAGGGGCGAAGACGTCCTTGCCCCAGCCGGTGCTCTGATCCAGCTTCTGACAGGCCCCGCTCACATCCGGATGACTGCCGCCGTCGGGATGACACCGCAGCTCGTACGACCCGTCCGTGACGCCTTCCGCGTCGTGCACGGTGACGGTCAGCCGGTCCCCGAGATCCTCGTCGCGGCCCGGCGGGGGCATCGGGGCGGGGGCGGAGAGAACCGGTTCGCCGTACGTGGTGGTGGCGAGCCCGGTGGGCGACACGGCGACGGGGCCGGTGGGCGACACGGCGGCCTGCCCGGCCGGTACGCCGGCCAGGGCGGCGGCGGACGCGGCGGCGGTGAAAAGGAGACGGTGCAACATGACCTGACTAACGCCAGGCGGGCCGCGCGGTTGCGCGGGGATCTGGCCACCGGGGCCCCGGCGGGGGTGTGCGGTGATGTGGCCATGGGGTCGCCGCTCAGGTGGCGGCGGTCTCGCCCCACGGGGGCGGCGCTCGGGTGCACCGCGATGCTCGGGTGCACGGCGATCTGGCACCTGGGCACCTGGCACCGGGGCACCTGGCGCCGCTCGGGTGTACGGCGGTTTCGGCTTTGCTCTGCGGCCCGCCTGCCTAGTACCGTGGGGGGCGATTGGTGACACGACGCTCGGCTGTGTCATCATCTGCACGCACCACTCGCGCTCGCGCGAGCGGCTGTGCGGGAGGCGTCGCCTAGTCCGGTCTATGGCGCCGCACTGCTAATGCGGTTTGGGACTTCAATCCCATCGAGGGTTCAAATCCCTCCGCCTCCGCACCTTGACCAGGGAGTTCGGCCCAAACGGGCCGGGCTCCCTGAGTCGTCTCCGGGGTCATTTTCCGCCCCCTGATGGCACGCTGTTGGCACCAACGGCGGCAAGGCGATTCTGGCGGGGAATGAACGCCGAAATCTTGCTCGTCGCGTCCTCCGCCATTTCCTCCGCCACGACCGCGTAGACGTCCTTCGTGAAGCTCACCGAGGCGTGGCCGAGAACCTCGCTCACGAACTTGTCGTCCACCCCCGCAGTGATCAGCATCGTCGCCGCACCGTGACGCAGATCATGGAAGCGGATGGGCGGGAGCGGCAGGGTCAGCGCCACCTCGACGGCCGCCTCGGTCGTGCGGTACTTCCGGGCGATCCGCTCGTTCGACCACTGCTCCGCGGCCTTCGCCCGGATGTTGCCGTACCGCTCGATCAGGATCCGGAAGCGGCTCGACAGGTAGTCAGCCTTCAGCGCCGT
This genomic interval from Streptomyces dengpaensis contains the following:
- a CDS encoding SSI family serine proteinase inhibitor; the encoded protein is MLHRLLFTAAASAAALAGVPAGQAAVSPTGPVAVSPTGLATTTYGEPVLSAPAPMPPPGRDEDLGDRLTVTVHDAEGVTDGSYELRCHPDGGSHPDVSGACQKLDQSTGWGKDVFAPVPSGSVCTMVYGGPATAHVTGTWAGRPVDAKFDRTNGCEIARWDALVPLLPGGPA